The nucleotide window CCTGGCCATGGCCGCCGAGTACCGTGATGACACCACCGGGGAGCACACCCGCCGGGTGGGCCGCACCTCGGCCCGCATTGCCATGGCGCTGGGCTGGCCGGAGAGCCGGGCCAATGTGCTGGGCATCGCGGCGCGGCTGCACGACGTGGGCAAGATCGGCATTCCCGATAGCGTGCTGCTCAAGCCCGGCAAGCTGGACCACGCCGAATTCAGCCAGATGCAGACCCACACCCTGATCGGGTCACGCATCCTGTCCGGCGGACGCTCGGAGCTGCTGCAACTGGCCGAGGAGATCGCCCTGACGCACCATGAGCGCTGGGACGGCAGCGGCTATCCCCACGGCCTGCGGGACACCCAGATTCCGCTCACGGGCCGCATCGTGGCCCTGGCTGACGTGTTCGACGCCCTGACCCAGGAGCGGCCCTACAAACGCGCCTGGAGTGCGGCAGAAGCCATGGACGAGATTCGCAAGCAGGCAGGCAGTCACTTCGATCCTCAACTGGTGGAGATGGCCCTGACGGTCCTGACCCAGCAGGACGCAGCGGGGGGTGAGTGGGCCGAGGAATCTCCTCCGCTGGATCAGGAGAACGCCAGCCACGTGCTGACCGTTTTCGAGCAACTCCTAGTCGAGCGCACCCACGAGCTGGAGCAGGCCCGGCAGGAGGCTGAGCGGCAGGCGCTGACCGACTGTCTGACCGGGCTGGGCAACCGCCGGGCGTTCGAACAGGAACTGGAACGCACCCTGAAGCAGGCCGCCGAGCGCCAGCGCGAATTCACCGTCATCTCCTTTGACCTGGACGGCCTCAAGGCCACCAATGACACGCATGGGCACGCCCGGGGCGACGAATTTCTCCAGAACTTCGCGCAGGCGCTGACCGCAAATTTTGCCGATGTGGGTCTGGCCTACCGGATTGGCGGCGACGAATTCGCCATCGTATCTGGACAGCCGCTGGACCCGGAGCCGCTGCAACACCTGCTGAATCACACCCAGGACCATCTGCGGCGCCAGGGCTTCGACGGGGCCAAGGCCAGCATGGGAACGGCCCGGTATCCGCAGGACGCCCTGACCGCGGGCGATCTGCTGAGGCTCAGCGACCAGCGGATGTACCGCGTCAAGCTCTCTCAGCGGCTGCGCCTGCACTGAAGCGGTCCTGGAAGGTGCGTCGGGCCGACTTCTGGACGGCCCGCTTATGCTCAGAGCGCGGATGTCGCCCCTCTCCAGGGTCCCGACACCCGGTGGCCTGAACACGTTGATGTGGCTGCTCTGCAGACGTCAGGACTGGTTTTGAACCCCAGTCCTGCAACCGGGTTTCGGACTTGGCCCCACTGATGCTCCACGTCCGTTCTTCATCCATGACAGGCGGATAAAGCGCCTATAAATCTCTTTAAAGGGGCATTGTATCGGATCACATGATTTTGGGTGGCGCTGAACTTAAATTTCTTCCACGCCCATAGGACGCCAGGCCAGTCAGCCACAGGGCAAGACCCGGTGATCACATGAGCTCCAAAAGGTGGTTCCCTATGAATAAGGTTCTGTTTCTTTCGCTGATTCTGTCTGTCTCCCCGGTTGCCCTGGCACAAGACACCACCACCGATACCACCACGGACACCACCATCACCGACACCACCATACCACTCGACCCCAACAACGACGGGGTTGTGGACACCAACAACAATGGCCGCGCCGGTACGCGCGAGTTCCCCTGGGGACTGCTGGGCCTGATCGGACTGGCGGGACTGGCGGGCCTCAACCGCCCCACACCCACGCCTGTCCGCGTGGACACCCGCGATACCCGGGACACCACGCGCCTCTAAGGTCATCCACCATCTGAGACGCCCGTCCTGTGTTTACGCAGGGCGGGCGTCTCAGATCCTGTCTTGGTCTGTGCCGCATCTTCCAGCAGTCCGTCCTGGGTGAAGAGGGAACACGGGATCTGGCATGAGTTGGTCAGGATGGGCATTACTCGTCGTGCTGACCGAAGGATTTCAGCCTGATCTCAGGGGGCCCTGTGCCCGGCCTTTGCTGATGGCTGGACTGTGCAACCGCACCATGACCCTGGATGGGCCGCTGGTGGGCCGCAGGGGCGTGACCCGGTCATCAGACCCAGTCACCGACGCCGGATCTGGTGGAGGTGCATGACCGCATGCCTGCCCTGCTGCTGAGCAAGGACATCGACGCGTGGCTGGACGCACCGCCGCAGCAGGCCCGCGCCGCTGCCATGAGCAGCTGGCCGCCACGCATCCTGACCGTCACCCCCGTGTGAGATCCTTTCTTCTCCCGCAAGGTCGGCCTGATCCGGCAGGCTGGGGACAGTCCGTTTGCCCGCAATGATGAGCAACTGTACACCCCGCTCAGCCTGGTCCTGGCCGCCCTGTACAGCGTGCTGGGGTCAGGCGCAAGGGCAGTAGACGGGAACAGAGGTCGGTCAGGATTCCCCTGGGCACAACCATCTTCTGGCAGACTCTCTCCCATGGTCAGTCCCCACCCGCCCACCCATGTGCAGGAACTGCGTCACCCCGAGGTGGACCCACGGATTCGCTGGTTCCGCGCCGGCGAGGAGGTGGACACCTTCGCCGTGGTCACGGCCCGTTTCCTGATCTTCGTGGACACCATGGCAACCCCCGCCCTGATGCGTCAGGTGATCAAGGCTGTTCGCCCGGACGTCGCCGGACGTACGGTCCTGGTGCTGAACACCCATGCCGACTGGGACCACGTGTACGGCAACCGCCTTTTTACCCCGGAGGGAGACCTGCCGGGCCAGCTGATCGCCAGCGAGGCCACCCGGGACCGCCTGCTCTCCGGCCACGCCCAGGACCGCCTGCGGCAGCAGCAGGCCCAGGACGCCCGCTTCGCCGACGTCACGCTGGTCGCGCCTGACATGACCTTTTCCGGGCGCCTGACCCTGCACGGCGGCGACCTCACCCTCGAAGTCCTGCCCACGCCGGGCCATACCCCCGATCACGTGTCAGTCTGGATTCCGGAGCTGGGCACGGTTCTGGCGGGCGACGCCGCGGAGCATCCCTTTCCCCAGGTGCGGGGCGGGGCCCAACTTGCGGTCACCCGGGCTTCTCTCGAGCGTCTCCAGGCGCTTGACCCGCGGGTGGTGCTGCCCTGTCACGGGGGCACCACCACTCCCGGGCTTCTGATGCGGAATCTGGAGCATTTCGAATTCCTGCGCGCGCAGCTGGGGCAACTTCCCTCGCCCGCCGACTGGCTGGACCGTCCCCAGGAGGCCGGGGAGCTCGCCGGGGCGTCCTACGCCCAGGCGCTCGCACGGCTGGGAGAACAGCCCGGCACCGTCCCGGCCTTCTACCAGGACTTTCACACCGACGCGCTGCACGCGACCCTGGAGGACCTCGCTGGCCTCCGCTGACGCTGGCGGGGATCTTTGCGTCGACGCCTGGCTCAGTCAGGGGCTCCACGGCCGCCTGCTGCCGCGGGGAACACCGCCCTGCCCGCCACAGTGCTCAGATACCTCGCCTGAGGCTGGATACCGACGCGGGGCAGATCGAGCCGGTCAGCGTCCCAGCACGCACCCACGGTAGGTTCGTCGGTGGTCTGGCCGCTGGCGTGGTGTTTGCACGCCCACTGCAGCAGCTGGAGCTGGGTGGCGGTGAGGCCCAGCCAGGTCCGGTAACGGTCAACCAGCCGGACCGCTTGGTGGCCGTGAAGGGAATCCGCGCCCCCGCTGTGCCGGGCTGCGTCATGGGGGCCACCTGGACGTCGCCCCCCGGCCTGGGCGAGGCGCACGGCGGTGTCCTCGACGCGCTGCCAGTGTTCCGGCCCATGCAGGGAGCCGGGACCGAGGACGAACTGGGCGATCAACTCGGCCTTGATCGCCGGATACGGGCCGGCGGGCCGCGCGGGCATGGAAGTGGTCACAGGGAAGCTCATGCCCCCTCTGCCCTCCGGTTCAGAGGCACATCGGGGCGCAGCTCTTGTGGTCACTGGACACGCCTCATGGGAACGAGGACGCTCTCCTTCAGCAGGGACGGAACGCCCTCCACGGCGGCTGAGCTCTTCACCTGAACGATAGGGCAGCCTCAGCGGCCCATCAACCTTCAATCACGCCCCGATCAGTCGCTGCCTACAACCCTCGCCTCGACGTCTCTGTGGCCCTCCTCGCGCGCCCGCAGCTGGACCATAGGCGTGTGCAGGGCGGCGAACAGACGCAGCTGCCGGCGCGAGGCCCACGGCGCCCATCGATCTCGAGGAGGACAAGGGACGGGTGGCATAAATTTCAGCCTGTGGGTCCAGAGTGGGCGTTCGGCAGCCGGGCGCTTGCCCCACAGCCCCTCTGTACAATGGCTGAATGACCCGTCCCCTGGCCTCGCTGTTGCACGCTGCCGCCGTCGCCCGTGGACTGCGGTCCGGAGACCGGTTGCCAGATGAGCGTGAACTGTTTGAACTGGTGCGCGACATGCCCTACGCGCGGCCGAGTGGGCATGATCCAGCGGTGATCGTGCGCGAGTGGCGCGGGACGTGCAGCACGAAGCACGAGTTGCTGGCGGCGCTGTACGCCGAACTTGGATTGTGCAGCACGCTGTACGCCTGCACGCAGGAGATCCGGTTGCCGCCGGGGTCAGCGCCGGAACTGGCCGAATGGGCCGATGGACCCGTGATTGATGTTCACAACTATCTGGTGTTGCATGAGCCGGGCGGTGACCGATTGATGGATGCGACGTGGCCGATCTCGACGCGGGCGCTGGGGTTGCCAGCGAACGAGTGGGGGACTGACATGCAGATCGCGTGTGTCCCGCTGGAGACGTGGGCACTGGAGCCGGGGACGGATGTGGCGGCGTTCAAGGCGGAGCGGTTGCAGGAGCGGTATTCTCCTGAGGAACTGGTGCGGCGCGATGGATTCATTGAGACGATTGGGCGCCTCTTCACGAGAGGCTAGGAAGCGAACCACGTACACCACCTATACGCGGTGTCGGGGCAACATATTCGATGGAGGGGCAGCCCGCCAGAGTCGCTGGGCGCTGCGCCGCTCCGTCGTGCCTGCTCCCTGCGAGCTTGTAGAGTTCAGCAGTCAGTAAAATTCACAGGGTCACCACGGACAAGCAGGTGGCAACTGCTGTAGGAATGCCAATCCTCATCCCAGACGCCCAGCGTGAACACGTCGTCGGCAAGCAATTCGAAATGAGATTCAGTCATTCGGTGCTCCTTTGGGTCGGAGAACTCAGGAGCTGTACCTGCATCATGACGGCAGGGTGCTCTCAGTTGGAAAAATCCGTGACTTCGACACTCCCAGATTCTGGGGGAGCGCTTTTGCATCCCGGCAGATGGGTTCCCGGCGGTTCCTCCCACGGCCCATGCCGGCACGGCCCACGGGCGTGACAGGTGTGCAACACTCCCGTGGGCGCAGAACGTGCCCCATCTTTCACATGTAAGGCCGCACATGCGTCAAGGAGACCTATGAATCAGTACTACGGCAGGAATCGGACATCCCCCTGTCCGGCTGGAGGCGCCCCCCCGCCCCGCCGGCAGCCTGGCCCCTGGACCCTCGCCGAGACGCAAGACACGCTCTTGCGCCGTGGCGCTGCCGCTCCCGGGCCGCGACTGGCGAGGCACGCTGCTTCTCAACGGCGCGCCCCAGTCGTCACGTGACACGTTGAAGTAAAGCCCAACACCCCATCTCCGTCCGGCCAGGTTCCCCGGCCGCAGCGAAGGTTGTCTATTCTCCCGGACGTCCCCGCCACTGTGACAAATGTCCAGCATGGGCGTTTGACGGGAACCTGACCGTCTCCGGGCCGAGACGCCGCAGGCCGTCTGCCCCAGTAAAGGATCACATGACCTCACGCAACACCCTCCTGGTGATTCTGGTTGCCGTCTACATCGGTGCCGAACTCGTCAGCAATGTCACCGCCGGCCGCCTCGTCCAGTTCGGCGCGTTTATTTTCCCTGGCGCGATCTTCCTGTATTCCCTGACCTTCACGCTGCGTGACGCTATTCATACGGCAGGCGGCTGGACCATCGCCAAGGCGGCCATGTGGGGCGGCCTGTTTGCCAACGCCCTGCTGGCCGGATACGGCGTGCTGATCAACGCCCTGCCCAAACCGGACTTCTTTCAGGACAGCGCGTATCAGGTCGTCTTCGGTTCCACCCTCAGGGTGGTGGTGGCCAGTCTGGTGGCTTACCTGATCAGCACCGCCCTCGACGCCCTGATCTTTGAACGCTTGAAAGCGCGTGGCATCTCTACACAGGTGATTGCATCGAACGCCGTAAGCACCACCGTGGACACCGTTATTTTCATCACGATTGCCTTTGCCGGAACGGGCGCGCCCCTGCTGAACCTGATGCTGGGGCAGATCGTCTTGAAGATGCTGATCAGCCTGCTGCTGATTCCCCTGGTGCGCTGGGTCCGCACACAGGTCGGCCCCGCCCCAGTTCCCGCCTGAACACCTCTCCATGCGCGCAATCGAGACCGAGATCATTGCGCCGCTCTCAATGGCCCCCGATACTGTCCGGGTGAGGTGAATCCACCCCGGTACCGGGGTGCGGGACGCCCACTCCACCATGGATGACCTGTGCTGTCATCCCGGACGCCACCAGTGGCGTCTGCTCCAGGAGAGACCATGACGAAGATGCAAGACAAGGCCGCCGTGAGCGCGCCCCAGCAACCCGGATTTGACCGCCGCTACGATGTGCAGGGCCTGGACGCCATCGACACGGATGTGCTGGGCACGTTCGAGCAGGTGCGCCTCGACGATCCGGTCCACTATCCCGGTGAACCCATGCAGATTGAGATCACCACCGATGAGTTCAGTCCGGTGTGTCCGTGGAGCGGCCTGCCGGATTTTGGAACGTTAGAGATCCGCTATCAGCCGCGTGACGTCTGCGTGGAACTCAAGAGCCTCAAGTACTACCTGACCAGTTACCGCTTCGTGGGGATCTATCACGAGCACGCCACGCGCCGCGTGCTGGCCGATCTGGTGAAACTCCTCGATCCCCTGAGCATGGAAATCCGCTGCGATTACGGCATGCGCGGCGGCATCAAGACCGTCTGCACCGTGCAGTACATGGCTCCAACGCAGGAAACGTCCTGAATCCCTGAAGTCTCCTCTCTAAACTGGCTTGCCGATCCGCGCATGCCTTGACCAGCTACGGCGCCTCCGATGGCAAGACCCTCAACTGGCGCAGGCAAGCCATCAATCAGAGCGGTCTTGGCGCCTCTCACCTCAATGCTTCGTCGGACATCGCCGACAACACAAAGGCCGAGGTGTAGTGCTGCCATCTGCCGCCAGAACGTGAACGCGCTCCCCCGGAATCTGGGACTTTGCCACTCCCAGGTTCCCCCGGCTGGGAGCGCTTTACGGCCAGCTTTGCAGGTGCAACTCGTAAGGATGGGGCGATCCCGCTACTTTATTGATGACGGTATAGGTTCGTACTGGTCCCCTGAGCATCGAGGCTGATATGACGCGTTCGGAACACCCTCAGGGCGTCTTCTGAGGCATCTCCTGCTCGCCATCGGCTTCCCTGCCCGAATCAGCCCAACCTTCAAAGCCGTCAGGTGTATAAACAGACCTGTGCCCATGTTCGAGACGACCCTGAAACAGGAGCGCAAGACGGCCACCGGCATCGAAGTTCCCTCACATATCGTGGCGGAACTCGGCGCGGGGAAAAAACCGGCCGTGACTGTGATCCTGAACGGCTACACGTACCGCAGCACTGTGGCGGTCATGGGCGGCCGATACATGCTGCCGGTCAGCGCCGAACACCGCCAGGGCGCAGGCGTTCAGGGCGGGGACCAGGTGAGCGTCACCCTGCACCTGGACACTGAACCCCGTGAGGTCACTGTGCCGGACGATTTGCAGGCCGCGTTAGATGGTACGCCAGCCGCCCTGGAGCGTTTTGGACGCCTCTCGTACAGCCAGCAACGCCAGCATGTGTTGTCGGTGGAAGGCACCAAGAACCCTGAGACCCGTGCCCGACGTGTGGCGAAAGCCATTCAGACGCTCACGGCGGATAATTGATAACGGCAGAGGTTATACAGATCTTCCGAGCATCGGGGGTGCTATGACGCTGCTGTGACACCTCTGCATCAGGTCATCCACGCAAAGCTACGCCGCGATCAACAGGGAATTAACTTCCTGTGGATTGCGTGAGGCACGAACAAGGCATGCTGCCCAGGCTGCTCTGATCAATCTGGCTTCTCGAGGGTTGATACGGATTCCGTCTGTTTCGTTAACAAACCGGGAGGGCGCAGGTTTGCCAACTCCACTCCCGGAACCCGTTCTACTCGTTCTCGCTTCGCTCGGATTTTCATCGTTTTGCAAATGATTCAATCGGAGCCCGTATGAGTTGTCAGAACCCTTCACGCCTGCGCGACATCCACCCACGTCTCTACAACCGATGAGCGTTCCCAGGCCTCCAGGATGGCTTGAATGCGGACACCTATGGTGAAATCGACGAGATCGCCGGAGGTACCGCGCACACGGCCCACCAGCGCCTGAACCAGCCGTGTTCCTGCAGCCGCCTGCGCTCCCTCAACGGGCACAGATTCAAGCGGTGCCTCCCTCAGCGCCGACACAGGCATTGTCCAGTTCACCAGCCCAGCAGTGCCCGTTGAACCGTACACGGTCAAGCTGACCTGTTCGGGGCGCGGGACGTTCGTCAGGCACGACACGACGACCAGGGCCCCACTTTCGAGCTCGAGCGTGCCTAGGGCGGCAGTTTCACAGGCGCCCGGATCGTCTGTGGGGTACTCGGTGTGTGCCCACACCCGCGCCACCGGACCAAGCGTGTTCAGGATGACGTGCAACAGATGCGGCCCAACCTCACGGATTGGTCCGCCCTGCTCCCGCCCCCCGATCCAGGGATTTTGTTGCCACCCTCGTGGCCATTGCGGAAACACCAGGGTCAGCTCGGCGCGGCGGAGTGTCCCAAGACCGCCGTCCCGAACGAGATGGTGAAAGGTTTCGACTCCAGGATTACCGTGCAGGGGCAGATTCAAAGCGTGAACGACGCCCATCGCCTGCGCCGCACGCTGCATTTCCTGCGCTTCGCTCAGCGTGAGGGCGAGCGGTTTCTCGCACAGAATGTGTCGTCCCGCGGCAATGACATCCAGAGCAATGGCGTGATGCTGCCTCGGCGGCACAGCCACGTACACGAGATCCAGGTCGACCTCGTCGAGCATTCGACGGTGGTCAGTCCAAACAGAGGCCGCAAGTGGCTGGGCGGTCCTTTCAGCGAGGGAGGCGTCCAAATCGCATACGGCCGTCACCTGCACTTCGGGATGGGCGGTGAAGGCCTTCAGCAGGTTCTGGCCGATGGCGCCGAGGCCGATCACGCCGATTCGAACGAAATTGGTCATCTGGTTCTCCTTTGGTTCCGCGAACGCCGTCCTGCACACTCGGCATTTGGCGTTATGGTCTCGGTATCCAGCAGCGGTTCTGGTCCCCAGTGTGCGTGATCCGCACAGGTTGACCAGCTCCATTCTGACTGACGTCGGTCTCCTTCAGACAGCGTTGCCTTCTCCACGTCATGATCTCGAACCATCTGCTCACGCCAATCCGCCCTGCTGGCATAAAGGTTGCAGTCCACCATCGCCCTTTTACCCCGGTCGTCGTCAACTCGTGGTGCTCAGAAAGCCTGACAGAACTCCTCCCGCCCGTTGAGCAGGTGGGGCACACTGAAGGGAAGAGAGCCTTCAGGGCGTGGCGCTGACTGTCACTACGGGGCTGAAGTCCCCCAACGTGCCTGCTGAGGAGATCGTCCGAACCTTGTATGTGCTGCTCGCCGTGCCGTCCGGGTCGGTAAAGGTGCCTGCCTTCAGGATGGTGCTGATCTGCACGGACTGCTCGCTGCTCATGCGGTACACGACGTATCGCTTGCCCTCCTGTATCTTCCAGGCGAGTTCCACGCCTGCTGTCCCGGGAAGCAGTAAAGCCCGACTGTCCTGAGGCGCGCCTGCATCGACGGGAACGGGCAGGGCCGCGCGCACGGTGTTGGACGGTGCTGAAACGTTCTGATGGGCATCGGCACTTTTCAGGGTGTACCCGTATGAGACTCCAACCTGCGTGCTGCCGAAAGCGGCCACCGAGCGACGTGTTGCACTTGAACCGGTACCGTCTATGGCGCGGTATCTGCACCTGGGCTCGGCACGGCTACGCGATGGGCGGCAAGACAACCAGGGCGCACCGCGGATCTTGACGTCAAAGGAGCAGTAATCTCTTGCCGCTCGATTGCAGGCGGATGTTGAGCAGGACATCTTGTGGTCGGGCAAAGACATGCGGACGTGGGTGCAGGCACAGTTTGGCAAAATGGTGCATTTGGGCTGCACCTATAAATTCATGCGGAAGGCGGGGTTCTCCCTGCAAAAACCCCGTTCGCGGCACGTTAAAGGCGATAAAACGGCCAAAGCAGCCTCTAAAACAAGGGATTAATGGAGACGCTCCGCACAGCGGAGCGTCTCCATCCTCAGGTGTCTTTGTGGTGCCTGGACAAACATCGACTGGGTCTCAAGCCGATTCGCCGAAGGGTCTGGGCGCCCACGGGTCAGCCGTTCACCTGTCCGGTTAAGCCCGCCTGCGAATGGCTCTTTCTGGACGTATTCGTTAATCCATAAGCCGGCTGTAGCCGATTCTGGTTGGT belongs to Deinococcus aerolatus and includes:
- a CDS encoding helix-turn-helix domain-containing protein, with product MWSGKDMRTWVQAQFGKMVHLGCTYKFMRKAGFSLQKPRSRHVKGDKTAKAASKTRD
- a CDS encoding queuosine precursor transporter; amino-acid sequence: MTSRNTLLVILVAVYIGAELVSNVTAGRLVQFGAFIFPGAIFLYSLTFTLRDAIHTAGGWTIAKAAMWGGLFANALLAGYGVLINALPKPDFFQDSAYQVVFGSTLRVVVASLVAYLISTALDALIFERLKARGISTQVIASNAVSTTVDTVIFITIAFAGTGAPLLNLMLGQIVLKMLISLLLIPLVRWVRTQVGPAPVPA
- a CDS encoding MBL fold metallo-hydrolase, with protein sequence MVSPHPPTHVQELRHPEVDPRIRWFRAGEEVDTFAVVTARFLIFVDTMATPALMRQVIKAVRPDVAGRTVLVLNTHADWDHVYGNRLFTPEGDLPGQLIASEATRDRLLSGHAQDRLRQQQAQDARFADVTLVAPDMTFSGRLTLHGGDLTLEVLPTPGHTPDHVSVWIPELGTVLAGDAAEHPFPQVRGGAQLAVTRASLERLQALDPRVVLPCHGGTTTPGLLMRNLEHFEFLRAQLGQLPSPADWLDRPQEAGELAGASYAQALARLGEQPGTVPAFYQDFHTDALHATLEDLAGLR
- a CDS encoding YdeI/OmpD-associated family protein produces the protein MFETTLKQERKTATGIEVPSHIVAELGAGKKPAVTVILNGYTYRSTVAVMGGRYMLPVSAEHRQGAGVQGGDQVSVTLHLDTEPREVTVPDDLQAALDGTPAALERFGRLSYSQQRQHVLSVEGTKNPETRARRVAKAIQTLTADN
- a CDS encoding Gfo/Idh/MocA family protein, with the translated sequence MTNFVRIGVIGLGAIGQNLLKAFTAHPEVQVTAVCDLDASLAERTAQPLAASVWTDHRRMLDEVDLDLVYVAVPPRQHHAIALDVIAAGRHILCEKPLALTLSEAQEMQRAAQAMGVVHALNLPLHGNPGVETFHHLVRDGGLGTLRRAELTLVFPQWPRGWQQNPWIGGREQGGPIREVGPHLLHVILNTLGPVARVWAHTEYPTDDPGACETAALGTLELESGALVVVSCLTNVPRPEQVSLTVYGSTGTAGLVNWTMPVSALREAPLESVPVEGAQAAAGTRLVQALVGRVRGTSGDLVDFTIGVRIQAILEAWERSSVVETWVDVAQA
- a CDS encoding WGxxGxxG family protein; the protein is MNKVLFLSLILSVSPVALAQDTTTDTTTDTTITDTTIPLDPNNDGVVDTNNNGRAGTREFPWGLLGLIGLAGLAGLNRPTPTPVRVDTRDTRDTTRL
- the queF gene encoding preQ(1) synthase codes for the protein MQDKAAVSAPQQPGFDRRYDVQGLDAIDTDVLGTFEQVRLDDPVHYPGEPMQIEITTDEFSPVCPWSGLPDFGTLEIRYQPRDVCVELKSLKYYLTSYRFVGIYHEHATRRVLADLVKLLDPLSMEIRCDYGMRGGIKTVCTVQYMAPTQETS